In a genomic window of Scyliorhinus torazame isolate Kashiwa2021f chromosome 5, sScyTor2.1, whole genome shotgun sequence:
- the LOC140418463 gene encoding uncharacterized protein isoform X2, translating to MCGNRKNRRRTSELAAGLLPKLLISFQPKVAAGDCKLENTKIVTEDIGSGGLADRKLKTNFTSSSHRITQSITTSTSSKFERGR from the exons ATGTGTGGCAATCGGAAGAACAGAAGAAGAAcatcagaattagcagcagga ctgcttccaaagcttctgatatctttccagccaaaggttgcagcaggagattgtaaacttgaaaacaccaaaattgtgacagag gatattggaagtggaggattggccgacagaaaactcaaaACAAACTTCACATCGAGCTCTCACAGAATCACTCAATCCATTACAACCTCAACATCATCAAAATTTGAACGTGGAAggtga
- the LOC140418463 gene encoding uncharacterized protein isoform X1, with protein MEGKSIIHSGVKPYTCCVCGRGFSRSSGLTSHKCSHTEEKPWKCGDCGKGFTSPSKLETHRRSHTGDRPFTCSKCGKGFAHSSNLLRHQRLHTGEKPFTCSECGKGFTQSSALSTHQRVHSRERPFTCSVCGKGFTISANLLRHQQVHTDERPFQCPDCEKCYKSSGELMCHQRVHTDERPFRCSNCGTGFRHSSQLTVHQRIHTGERPFACFKCRKGFTQLSALQNHQRIHTGERPFTCSQCGKGFTTSYHLLRHQRGHKILEVEDWPTENSKQTSHRALTESLNPLQPQHHQNLNVEGEMFVCSVSGKRFQASVTGKAARRTQHPGVSVPVK; from the exons atggaaggaaaaagcatcattcacagtggggtgaaaccatacacgtgttgtgtgtgtggacgaggattcagtcgatcatcaggcctcacaagccacaaatgtagtcacactgaggagaaaccgtggaaatgtggggactgtgggaaaggattcacttccccatccaagctggaaactcatcggcgcagtcacactggggatagaccattcacctgctccaagtgtgggaagggatttgctcattcatcaaacctgctgagacaccagcgacttcacactggggagaaaccattcacctgctcagagtgtgggaagggattcactcagtcatctgctctGTCCACACATCAACGAGTTCATTCCAgggagagaccatttacctgctcagtgtgtgggaagggatttacaatttcagccaacctgctgagacaccaacaagttcacactgatgagagaccatttcagtgtccagactgcgagaagtgttataaaagttctggggaactgatgtgccatcaacgtgttcacactgacgagagaccgtttaggtgctctaacTGTGGGACGGGGTTCAGACACTCATCtcagctcactgtacatcagcgaattcacactggggagaggccattcgcctgtttcaagtgtaggaagggattcactcagttatctgcccTTCAGaaccatcagcgaattcacactggggaaagaccgtttacctgctctcagtgtggaaagggattcaccacttcataccacctgctgagacaccaacgaggccacaa gatattggaagtggaggattggccgacagaaaactcaaaACAAACTTCACATCGAGCTCTCACAGAATCACTCAATCCATTACAACCTCAACATCATCAAAATTTGAACGTGGAAggtgaaatgtttgtctgttctgtctctgGGAAAAGATTTCAAGCATCAGTGACTGGAAAAGCGGCGAGACGCACACAACACCCGGGTGTGAGTGTTCCTGTgaagtga